One window from the genome of Hoplias malabaricus isolate fHopMal1 chromosome X2, fHopMal1.hap1, whole genome shotgun sequence encodes:
- the LOC136677189 gene encoding endosomal transmembrane epsin interactor 1-like, whose translation MSLPVVLPGSCCRLAGGSTLSQAIDRSPCARTRGRCCSSAARCRTPMPGSEARLPAALLPARPLLSLGLLQLLLGCSTVALSFGALSLSNSPPVRNACPFWAGSSVILSGIIGLTTWKRPMLLLVNLFVLLSVVCILLNLAGFILCCQGAQLVSNASSCPIVEKDVCNCCADSHTRQCQEEKLIKISAIPSCTIKRGLLKKVLFALCALNALTTAVCLIAAALRYLQIFSTRRPCMEETRNVPEEGEEQQQTPDPEEFVAPTPPPSYFSTFYSYTPRLARRMFGDSVIPLPHIYGARIKGVEVFCPLDPPPPYEVVAGEENQPMSAQNSELQVTELTEGLTHCSEIDTASDDRCLQTSVLYPTPPSQSCQPASSRRTHSQRLRRSNSDPVLVDLASKVMSCEAATQTELSPGTGSVQPVTVTLRRGKGHRRPRPSSMVDYQSYRDTKLLVARFLQQSSCSLTREVQELINSIKTVLRTDQEHMEEAVRCANFIDQAITGSGSDRGTVSQTRQLQPDCTSITLPLRKRPGLLHLRSCGDLSTFTWAELQGGTASRSRTATHRHRHERPHSLIGVSRETIL comes from the exons ATGTCTTTGCCGGTAGTGCTGCCGGGTTCCTGCTGTCGGTTGGCGGGGGGTTCGACTCTCTCCCAGGCCATAGACCGCTCTCCGTGTGCCCGGACCCGCGGGCGCTGCTGCTCGTCCGCTGCACGCTGTCGGACTCCAATGCCGGGCTCCGAGGCACGGCTCCCCGCCGCTCTGTTGCCCGCCCGGCCGCTGCTGTCCCTCGGGCTCCTGCAACTGCTGCTCGGCTGCTCCACGGTGGCACTTTCCTTCGGGGCTCTGTCCCTCAGCAACTCGCCCCCGGTCCGGAACGCCTGTCCGTTTTGGGCTGGATCTTCT GTCATCCTCTCTGGGATTATCGGCCTCACAACATGGAAACGGCCCATGCTCCTGCTG GTGaatctgtttgtgttgctgtcaGTGGTGTGCATTCTACTAAACTTGGCGGGCTTCATCCTGTGCTGTCAGGGAGCTCAGCTAGTGTCCAACGCCAGCAGCTGTCCG ATTGTTGAGAAGGATGTCTGTAACTGTTGTGCTGATAGCCACACCAGACAATGCCAGGAAGAGAAGCTGATAAAGATTTCTGCCATCCCCTCGTGCACGATAAAGAGAGGGCTGCTCAAG AAAGTTCTGTTTGCGTTGTGTGCATTGAACGCACTGACCACAGCAGTGTGTCTGATAGCTGCAGCACTCAGGTACCTCCAGATTTTCTCTACCAGGCGGCCCTGCATG GAGGAGACGAGGAATGTTCCAGAAGAAGGAGAGGAGCAGCAGCAGACCCCTGATCCTGAGGAGTTCGTAGCTCCGACCCCACCTCCTTCATACTTCTCCACCTTCTATTCCTATACACCACGACTAGCTCGAAG GATGTTTGGTGACAGTGTGATCCCGCTGCCTCATATTTACGGAGCCCGGATCAAAGGAGTGGAGGTTTTCTGTCCCCtcgaccccccacccccctatGAAGTTGTTGCAGGAGAAGAGAACCAGCCCATGTCG GCGCAGAACTCTGAGCTTCAAGTGACAGAGTTAACCGAGGGGCTAACCCACTGCTCTGAGATAGACACCGCCAGCGATG ACAGGTGTCTGCAGACATCAGTGCTGTATCCCACACCTCCATCACAATCTTGTCAGCCTGCATCCAGCAGAAGAACACATTCACAGCGCCTCCGCAGGTCCAACAGTGACCCTGTGCTCGTGGACCTGGCCTCTAAAG TTATGAGCTGCGAGGCAGCCACTCAGACGGAGTTAAGTCCTGGGACGGGGTCAGTGCAGCCGGTCACTGTGACCCTGCGGCGGGGGAAGGGCCATCGGAGGCCACGCCCCTCCTCTATGGTGGACTACCAGAGCTACAGAGACACCAAGCTGCTTGTGGCCCGCTTCCTGCAGCAGTCCTCTTGCAGCCTGACCCGTGAGGTCCAGGAGCTCATCAACAGCATCAAGACAGTGCTGCGCACAGACCAGGAGCACATGGAGGAGGCTGTACGCTGCGCCAATTTCATCGACCAG GCCATCACTGGGTCAGGGAGTGATCGAGGGACAGTATCCCAGACAAGGCAGCTGCAGCCAGACTGCACATCCATCACACTGCCACTGCGCAAACGTCCAGGCCTGCTGCACCTGCGTAGCTGCGGCGACCTCAGCACTTTCACATGGGCTGAGCTGCAGGGGGGCACTGCCTCTCGCTCTCGGACTGCAACCCACCGCCACAGACACGAGCGTCCACACAGCCTCATAGGAGTGTCCAGAGAAACCATCCTCTGA